From Gopherus flavomarginatus isolate rGopFla2 chromosome 16, rGopFla2.mat.asm, whole genome shotgun sequence, a single genomic window includes:
- the ARHGAP9 gene encoding LOW QUALITY PROTEIN: rho GTPase-activating protein 9 (The sequence of the model RefSeq protein was modified relative to this genomic sequence to represent the inferred CDS: inserted 2 bases in 1 codon) — protein sequence MSVSTLPPARKEVQLSEQHLREPPRLSRAVQXLQGWRIKQRGGPAGHPHGSTPAVMTVLGRGWAGLAARTERPAALPLAEMLSGRWRLEGRSWRRAGPSSGSSSAVALRALYDYQYEAEDGRQVAIAEGERFLLLHKSNEDWWQVRRLSDPRRARPIFVPATYVAEVAPHVQGGPWLSATLLAATGTRQHPSPGLQPRYRSLQDLSSPPAQPAEPGHHSCHSLSLPAWDPGPQLGPAHPVSRSISATGLAQRPGRDALAPRCQQDRCPEPVGQGVSPPGVPPPGTTMEESPIYCNLEEIKRVRGEPPNPSGSPLQVLDTWERHLDPSTGRSYFYNPETGDKSWKPPRRHREMSLLPVEALSPESPAAADLGETLAQGGGSVRAARLGYTKSMILPESRVPKVSHRRNRSQHNFEDWVGTGPPSTSPGGSPPHPSDLPHEVEKAGQLNKTKIAEGGRKLRKSWGVSWVVLAGNSLVFYKDLKGPAPASWRPASSRPESSVDLRGAVLERARDMSSKKNVIHLRTVTGNEFLLQSDSEAEIQDWHQTIKGVIRRLDRENPLDEPGYVLRRAGSSELGDLSGDEEDEGLRPKDSWKSAGSLRGPDSSERKRVKSKLRRFIVKRPPLQSLQEKGLIRDQVFGCRLDALCQRENDTVPRFVRLCVEAVEKRGLDVDGIYRVSGNLAVIQKLRFAVDRERAVTSDGRYVFPEQPCQEERLSLADPEWDDVHVVTGALKLFFRELPEPLVPFALFDAFVAAVKLPAYDERVQCLAELVQSLPPPNYATLRYILAHLRKVMEYADANRMTRQNIGIVFGPTLLRPEKELASMAVDMVHQNQAVELLLAEFQRIFPAPSAS from the exons GTCCTGCAGGCCACCCCCATGGCAGCACCCCGGCGGTG ATGACGGTGCTGGGCCGCGGCTGGGCTGGGCTCGCGGCGCGCACTGAGCGGCCAGCCGCTCTCCCCCTCGCTGAGATGCTGTCAGGGCGGTGGCGGCTGGAAGGCCGGTCCTGGCGCCGGGCCGGCCCCTCATCAGGCTCCTCCTCGGCCGTGGCGCTGCGAGCCCTCTACGACTACCAGTACGAGGCGGAGGACGGGCGCCAGGTGGCCATCGCGGAGGGCGAGCGCTTCCTGCTGCTGCACAAGTCCAATGAGGACTGGTGGCAGGTGCGGCGGCTCAGCGATCCCCGGAGGGCAAGGCCCATCTTCGTGCCGGCCACCTACGTGGCGGAGGTGGCCCCTCATGTGCAGGGTGGCCCATGGCTGAGCGCCACGCTGCTGGCAGCCACTGGCACCAGGCAGCACCCGTCCCCGG GCCTGCAGCCGCGGTACCGATCCCTCCAGGACCTgtccagccccccagcccagcctgccgaGCCTGGCCACCACTCCTGCCACAGCCTgagcctgccagcctgggaccccGGCCCCCAACTCGGCCCGGCCCACCCCGTCAGCAGGAGCATCAGCGCCACCGGCCTGGCCCAGAGACCCGGCAGGGACGCGCTCGCCCCCAGATGCCAGCAGGATCGGTGCCCGGAGCcggtggggcagggggtcagcCCCCCTGGA GTTCCGCCCCCTGGAACCACCATGGAGGAGTCCCCGATTTACTGCAACCTGGAGGAGATAAagcgggtgaggggggagcccccCAACCCCAGCGGCTCCCCGCTGCAGGTGCTGGACACCTGGGAGCGCCACCTTGACCCCAGCACCGGCCGCAGCTACTTCTACAACCCGGAGACAGGCGACAAATCTTGGAAACCTCCACGGCGCCACCGGGAGATG AGTTTGCTCCCCGTGGAGGCCCTGAGCCCCGAGTCCCCGGCAGCCGCTGACCTGGGGGAGACGCTGGCGCAGGGCGGGGGCAGTGTCCGGGCCGCTCGGCTCGGCTACACCAAATCCATGATCTTGCCAGAGTCCCGCGTACCCAAG GTGTCTCACCGCAGGAATCGCTCCCAGCACAACTTTGAGGACTGGGTGGGGACCGGTCCGCCCTCCACCTCCCCTGGGggctccccccctcacccctctgACTTACCCCAT gaagtggagaaggCCGGGCAGCTGAACAAAACCAAGATTGCAGAGGGTGGTCGGAAACTCAG GAAGAGCTGGGGTGTCTCCTGGGTGGTGCTGGCTGGGAACAGCCTCGTCTTCTACAAGGATCTCAAGGGTCCGGCCCCCGCCAGCTgg aGACCCGCCAGCAGCAGGCCCGAGAGCAGCGTGGACCTGCGGGGCGCCGTGCTGGAGCGGGCACGAGACATGTCCAGCAAGAAGAACGTCATTCAT CTCCGCACAGTAACTGGCAATGAGTTCCTGCTGCAGTCGGACAGTGAGGCCGAGATCCAGGACTGGCACCAGACTATCAAGGGCGTCATCCGTAGGCTG gacCGGGAGAACCCCCTGGACGAGCCGGGCTACGTGCTGCGCCGGGCGGGCAGCTCCGAGCTGGGGGACCTGAGTGGAGACGAGGAGGACGAGGGGCTGAGGCCGAAGGACAGCTGGAAATCCGCCG GCTCCCTCCGCGGCCCGGACAGCAGCGAGAGGAAGCGAGTCAAGAGCAAACTCAGGCGCTTCATCGTCAAGCGGCCCCCACTGCAGAGCCTGCAGGAGAAGGGGCTCATCCGAG ACCAGGTCTTTGGCTGCCGGCTGGACGCCCTGTGCCAGCGGGAGAATGACACGGTGCCCCGCTTCGTTCGGCTCTGCGTGGAGGCCGTGGAGAAGAGAG gCCTAGACGTGGACGGGATCTACCGGGTGAGCGGGAACCTGGCTGTGATCCAGAAGCTGCGCTTTGCCGTCGACCGAG AGCGGGCAGTGACCTCAGACGGGCGCTACGTCTTCCCGGAGCAGCCGTGCCAAG AGGAGCGGCTGAGCCTGGCTGACCCCGAGTGGGACGACGTCCACGTTGTGACCGGCGCCCTCAAGCTCTTCTTCCGCGAGCTGCCCGAGCCCCTGGTGCCCTTCGCCCTCTTCGACGCCTTCGTGGCCGCCGTCA AGCTCCCGGCCTACGACGAGCGGGTGCAGTGCCTGGCTGAGCTGGTCCAGAGCCTGCCCCCGCCCAACTATGCCACCCTGCGCTACATCCTGGCCCACCTCCGCAA GGTGATGGAGTACGCCGACGCTAACCGCATGACCCGGCAGAACATCGGCATCGTCTTCGGCCCCACGCTGCTGCGGCCCGAGAAGGAGCTGGCCAGCATGGCCGTGGACATGGTCCACCAGAACCAGGCCGTGGAGCTGCTGCTCGCCGAGTTCCAGCGCATCTTCCCGGCCCCCAGCGccagctga
- the LOC127035581 gene encoding zinc finger E-box-binding homeobox 1-like: protein MCKGSSARAAWATGRVASGESPQSLPGASQGWVGLELLGQAALAFKGGRDPRETELSQDPSPTAALLPAPGDQGRAVGEMHQRHSHPNPNQGQTPEPPKAPAPWLGAPSCKCGSRAFDCLRQRARLRLQGALGGMAQLSQPVATHCRPPARPTPSQAETRRFWCQACGKGFKYKHHLKEHERIHSGEKPYECATCQKRFSHSGSYSSHLSSRRCLLPAPLAPWESRPCAARLLGGRTGGCGAYGRDLRSPHSPGPARPLLGPPDLRTEGPRDANVPGPGPDRGPPESPTMEQPLDLSLPKPGKEPEPCPVPYEPLYLPTSLCPVFPAFLPSTLSHLLPHGAPRLHGNPDLPAPQFLPFLLCPYGAESEPALPTGHWEQHGPPGAGGAGWHPLQAGREPGAGRRQLRRTPDGLYLCELCPKTFRKSSSLLRHQYEHTGRRPHRCPLCPKAFKHKHHLAEHARLHSGERPFQCARCARRFAHSGSYSQHVNHRQGCCRAWGAPARPRPQCESCPPPDPIPGAPREFRSAAHEGAS, encoded by the exons aTGTGCAAGGGGAGCTCCGCccgtgctgcctgggccacaggGCGGGTGGCTAGTGGAGAGTCCCCCCAGAGCCTGCCCGGTGCTTCACAAggctgggtggggctggagctgctgggccaggCAG CGCTGGCTTTCAAGGGGGGCAGGGACCCCCGGGAGACCGAGCTGAGCCAGGACCCCAGCCCCACGGCTGCCCTCCTGCCGGCGCCCggagaccaaggcagagcagTGGGCGAAATGCACCAGAGACACAGCCACCCGAACCCCAACCAAG GTCAGACTCCGGAGCCCCCCAAAGCGCCAGCACCGTGGCTGGGTGCCCCGTCCTGCAAGTGCGGATCTCGCGCCTTCGACTGCCTGAGGCAGCGTGCCCGGCTCCGGCTCcagggggccctggggggcatggcccagctcagCCAGCCCGTGGCCACTCACTGCCGGCCCCCagcccgccccacccccagccag GCGGAGACGCGGCGGTTCTGGTGCCAGGCCTGTGGGAAGGGCTTCAAATACAAACACCACCTGAAAGAGCATGAACGAATCCACAGCG GCGAGAAGCCCTACGAATGTGCCACCTGCCAGAAACGCTTCTCCCATTCTGGCTCCTACAGCTCCCACCTCAGCTCCCGCCGCTGCCTGCTGCCTGCCCCCCTGGCCCCATGGGAGAGCCGCCCATGTGCTGCCAGGCTCCTGGGGGGccgcactgggggctgtggggcctACGGCAGAGACCTCCGCTCCCCGCACAGCcccggcccagcccggccccttCTGGGCCCCCCTGACCTGAGAACGGAGGGACCCAGAGATGCCAATGTGCCAGGGCCTGGCCCTGACCGGGGCCCCCCCGAATCCCCCACCATGGAGCAGCCCTTGGACCTGTCTCTGCCCAAGCCAGGCAAGGAGCCAGAGCCCTGCCCAGTGCCCTACGAGCCCCTCTACCTGCCCACCTCCCTCTGCCCCGTCTTCCCAGCcttcctgcccagcaccctcaGCCATCTCCTCCCGCACGGGGCCCCGCGGCTGCACGGGAACCCGGACCTGCCGGCCCCCCAGTTCCTGCCCTTTTTGCTGTGCCCGTACGGGGCGGAGTCAGAGCCAGCACTGCCCACGGGCCACTGGGAGCAACACGGGCCTCCG ggagctggcGGGGCCGGGTGGCACCCCCTGCAGGcgggcagggagccgggggctgGCCGGAGGCAGTTACGCAGGACCCCCGACGGGCTGTATCTCTGCGAACTCTGCCCCAAAACCTTCCGGAAGAGCAGCTCCCTCCTGCGGCACCAGTACGAGCACACAG GGAGGCGCCCGCACCGCTGCCCGCTCTGCCCCAAGGCCTTCAAGCACAAGCACCACCTGGCGGAACACGCCCGGCTGCATTCGGGGGAGCGCCCGTTCCAGTGCGCCCGCTGCGCCCGCCGCTTCGCCCACTCCGGCTCCTACTCGCAGCACGTCAACCACCGGCAGGGCTGCTGCCGGGCCTGGGGCGCCCCCGCCCGCC CCAGGCCCCAGTGCGAGTCCTgtcccccccccgaccccattcCCGGCGCACCCAGGGAGTTTCGCTCTGCGGCCCACGAAGGAGCCAGCTAG